Below is a genomic region from Prevotella melaninogenica.
AACATTCTCGAATACCACCTTACCACTAACAACAGTAAGCTGTGAAGCACCACCTACGTTAGCAGAGATGATGTTAGTAGAACCACCCTCGAGCAACTCTGGCTCGTCAGCAACACCCTTATCATGGGTGTCAGCCTTAGCACCACGAGCAGCATTAGAACCAGTGATAGTCACCTTAAAGTCGATAGCAAAGCCCTTATTGAACTTACCAGTTGGTGTCAAACCACCCTGGAACCATGCGTCACAGAAGACAAGGCGGAGACGGCTCTGACCTGGCTTAGCATCTGTAGGAACAGTAAACTCATATTCATTAAGCTGTTGTACCTGTGCAGGAACACCCTTACGAACTTGACCGAAGAAGACAACGCACTCACCTTCATTTGGATTGGTTGAGAGATTCTCTGGGTTGAACTGCTTGTCGCCATTGAAGTCCATCCAAGCCTTACCCATACAATAGCGGAGGTCGTCATTGCTCTGGTCTCTGCCCTGCGTTGCTTCGTAGCCCTGAATCTTCACTTTCACAGTCGCACCCTGTGCTACTTCGAGTTCTTGACTCGTAGCATCCACATAGTTGGTCTCGTTACCTGCAGGACCCTCAGCAGTGTAATCGATATTCTTAGAACCGCCCTCTGTCTGGAACTTCTTAACATAACGAATTCTCTTCGCTACATCAGCACCAGCAGCAGCATTGTCGAGTTCAACTGTTCCGTAGCCCTCTTCCTGTGCCTCTGGGAGTTCAGACTGCTGAGCACGTGGCACAGCAATCCACTGTGTCTTTGAGTAAGTCTTAAGGTCAGTACTTACTGAGCGAACACCGATGAAAGGTTTGTCGTCAACACTTGTGAACTGGATGTTAGGAACGAGTGTAGCCCACTGTGATGTACGTCCTACCTCAGACACCTTACCATTCTCACCGTTCTTATAGAGAATCTCGAAGTGGTCGATATTAGCCTCATCGTTATAAACGGTTGGATTCTGACCTGGGTCCTTATCTATTCCCCATACCGCCTTAACAGAAAGAGAATTCTTTGTTTCCTCCTTCACCTGAACGGTCAAATCCTTCACGTTAGCAGGTGTTGCTGTCACGTCGTCGTTGAGTTCGAGCTTACCAACAAGTACATTATAGTCAGCATCTGAACCTTTCACACGCAGACCAATACGCTCAATCTTCTGACCAGCAGTAATATCATTCAACTCAACCTTCTTCTCTGTCCAGTTTGCGTTCTCGGTGTTACCCAAGGCATAAGCCTTCCAAGCACCATTCACACGTACGATGAGCGAAAGTTTAGAGTCGTTATTGCCCTCTTTACCAGTCTTGATAGCCACCTTAGCAACTACCTTACCCTTAGAAGGAGTGAGGTTAGTCTTGAAGAGAACAACGTCTGTAGCAGTTGCATTGTTGACACCCTTCAAGCGAAGTGCTGCACCACCTGTGTAAGCGTCCTCATTAGTGAATGAAGGCTGTACGTCAGTGCTGGCTACTTCAGTCTCTGGCTTAACAACCATCCAACGATAAGTAGGCACGACATCTTGGCTACTCATGTTATACCATGACCCTGCAGTCTTCTTACCCTTATAGTTATAACGTTCGCCATTACCTGTGTTGAAGTGGGTAGCGAAAGGAAGGTTGCCTGAGATAGCTGTGCGCTCTGGAATCCAAGAAGCAAGACCAGCAAAACGTGCCAAAGGAGGTGTGGTACCCTGTGCCTCAACATTATTACCCCTATTGCTAATCTCTGGACGATACAAAGGATTACGGTTGCCACCAGAGAAAGCACGTTCAAGATACTCCTGATAGTTAGACATACGAGACATAGCGTCGCCACCAGTGTTATAACTCCAGAAACGACTCTCTGCATGCTCACCCCACAGACAAATACCACAACGCTTAGCATCTTGGTTGTTAAGACTATTCCATCGTCTGTCCATGCTTACAATCCATACACCAGCGTATAAACCATCGGCTGAGCCCATAGTGCGTTCTGCCTCTTTTACAGAACTGCCCATGTTCCAACTGAAGTCACTGTTGTCATAATTCAACATCACCTCACAGATACGATTGTCCTTATCTTGACCCCACATATATCTTGAGCTATATGGTGTCAGACTTGAGCTCGTCGTATAATACATAATCTTGAAGTCGTTAAAACCTTCAGACTTCGCAATCTTGTAAAGTTCCTTATGGAAGGCTATGTTATCTGCATCTTGATACTTGTTAGTGCTTTCCCAGTTATAGTTGATACCATCGAAACCAAGGAAGCGCATGCAGTTGATGATAGGGCGAGTATAGCGGAAGCTACCATCGGTATTACGAGTCATGATGAAACCTGCCCAACTGTTAGCAGCTCCACCCGTTGTATGATCGAAGAACTTAATACCAGCGAAGATGCTTGTACCATTGCGGTGAGCAGCATCAGCCCATGAACCTGGTGCTTGGAATAGTCCGTAGTTCCAGGCACCAAACAGGTTGGTATAGTTCCACATTGAGAAGTTATCATTAGCGAATGTCTTTGAAGGATAGCCACCGAGGTTCTTTCCAGCACCACCAGGGATATTCATAAAGAGGTTACGATTCTCGTAAGTATCTTGGAGGAGACGGTCAGCACGTGACTCAATAGCACGCTTTCTGACGTGTGAGCGGATAAACTCTACCTCGTCTTTAATGCCCCATGCGGTAAGGTCGGCATCAGTAGGATATTTCTTGCCGTTATCAAGGAGTTGTGCAAAATGCTCAAGAAGGGTCTGATCGCCCAACTTTGACAGGTCGAACACCTGTGTAGAAGCTGTTGAAGAATATGTTTGTGCAGTCACACTGGCAGGACCCATAGCCATCATAGCTGCGATGACCCATGCACTAAGAGTAGTTTTTTTATTCATATGATTTAGGTTTTGTAATTAATACTTGATAGATTTAAATCCCAGTAGAATGACGTTTATGCCACCCTACTGGGCTATTGTTTCAATTCAGAGTTTCAATTAGAAGTTTGAAGTGGTCTTGTCCCAGAAGAGACGAGTTGCCATCTTGTCTGGACCGCCCAATGCAGGGATACCAGTGTTGTCAACATCCTGCTTTGTTGCGATGTCGCTTGTACCAGGGAATGGCAGACGACGCATGATATCACCAGGAACTAAACTACCATCAGCTTCATCGATGTTCAATACAGGCAACATACGTGGGAAGCCTGTACGACGGAGGTCAACCCATGCCTCGAAGCCATTAGGATAAGTAGCGAGGTACTTCTGAGTGATAATCTTCTCGAGCTTTGTTTCTTTTGAGTCGCTGTCGTTCCACTTTACACCAACATGGATTGGTGAAGCAGCGTCTGGAGTATCACCTGTTGGATCCTTGTAAACATATGCTACTGGATTCTCCTGTGCCATATAGGTGTCAATCCAAGAGTCATACCAGTTGACATTCTGCTGTCCGTTAGGACCCTCACCGTCCATAGACTTCATCTCAGGATCCTCACAGTTACCATGACGAATACCCTCCTCATAGAAGTGCTGAGCCGAACCGCCCATGTTCCAACCACGGAGTGCACCCTCTGCACGGAGGAAACAAACCTCAGCATACTTCATCAAATAAAGTGGTGCAGAGTTGAAGTACTGCTCGTTCAGTTTACTGAATGCGATGTACTGGTTCTCATCATATCCCTGACCTTCACCTGGATGTGTACCGGTACGGATACCACAAATGCGGCTGTCAGCAGGTGTTGTCTCGCCTGTCTTATTGTTCTTAATAACGTTGTCGTTCTTCTTGAAGAGATATTTCAACCAAGGGTGATTGAAAGTCTTCAATGTGATTTCCATTGTTGCACTCATACGAGCATCTCCCCAACTCTCAACGCCTGGCAATGGATGACTAAAGCCCATCACACCTGGACGGATTGAAACGCTCTGTGCCTCGTTCTCAATAACGCCATCAGCAACAGCCTCTTCAGCCAATTTCTGTGCACGAACAGGGTCGCTCTTTACCATGTGCATAGCGATACGCAACTTCAATGAATTAGCATAACGTGCCCATGCCTTCAACGTTCCGTCAGCAGCACCACCATCGGTCATAACTACGAAACGATCAACAAACGCACTCTTAATCTTCTGCTTGTAGGCAGCTGGCTTCTGATCGAAGTAGTGGAAACAAGCAATGGCTGTGTCGAGGTTGGCAACAGCATCGTTGTAGACATCCTCAACCTTGTTATAGGTATAAGGACCTACCTGCAAGTTAGTCTTCAACTCACGATAAGGCATTGGACCATAAACGTCAGCTACCTCAACAGCCTGCTGGTTGAAAAGAGTCAAATAAGCTGCCTTCAACTCTGGAACAGCATTTACCTTCTCATTATTCAAGATAGGTACAAGTGAGGTCTTCATCTCTGTGAATGAGCCCCATGCACCACCATAGCACTTCTGGTCGATAGCATAAGACGATGCCAAACGAATCTTTGAATACTGGAAGAAAGTATGAGGAACAACCGTATACTCAGCATAGTTGTCAATACCGAGAGAATACTGATACTGATAAGCATGTGGACCAGGGTTCTCACCATTCTTACCACCACGCATAGAGAACTGTCCACCAACACCAGCATCGAGCAAGTCTTGCATTGCATTGAGTGCCTCATCTGCTGCTGCAGCGTCTGTAGCCTGACGGAAAGGAATCTTATCCACGTCACCACGGCTTGTCACCTTCTCAACATTCTTGGTTGTTGAGTTGAACTCATCACCAGGGTTGTCATAGTCAAGACATGACTGTAGACCCAGTGTTGGCAATGCCATCGCCATGAGTACGATTATATGTTTACTTTTCATTGTTGTTTATCTTTTGAATATTATTGTATTGTTTAAGCTTATTCGGAGCTAAAGATGTGTTGTAACGATTGTGTTACGTGGGGAGCAAAACGTCAAACATTACATTTGTTGCTCACTCCCTTTCACTCTCTTCACTCCTTTCTCACTCCTTTTCTCTTAGAAGTTAGCCTTCAATGAGAAACCGAATGAACGTGAAGATGGCATATTGAAGCTCTCAAATGCGCCGAGACCATTCTGTGTAGACAGAGATACGTCTGGGTCTGTTGGTGCATCCTTATAGATGAAGAACAGGTTACGAGCGATGAATGAGAGGGTCAAGTTACGGTTCATACCAAAGAGGTCACGGAAGGTGTAACCCAATGAAAGCTCACGAAGACGGAAGTTTGTTCCGTTGTAGAGATAGGTTGATGGGTTGCTTGATGCGCCCAATGCCTGATAATATGACTGGATAGGAACGATGCGACCGCTACCATCATTGAGTTCCATACCTGGTACGTTACCATAGTTGGTTGCAACGATGTTGTTACGCTCTGCGCTGAGACGAGCTGCCTCTGTACGCTCTGAAGCACCGATATAGTCGAGATATGACTCTGTCAATGAGAGTACCTTACCACCGATACGACCGTTGATGAGGAATGAAAGCTGGAACTCCTTATAGTTAAAGGTATTGGTCCAACCCATCTGCCACTTAGAGTTCATGTTACCGAGGAAGCGGTCGTTTGAACCTGTCTTGTCGAATGTAGGCTCACCCTTAGCTGTCAATACGATATGACCATTTGCATCGCGCATGAAGTCGCCTGCATAGATGTCACCAATAGCACCACCCTTCTGGTAGATTACCTTTGCCTCACCTACAGTCTGCTGATACTTACGTGATGTTCCGTCCTTATCATAACCTGTCTCAAGAATCTCATTATCGTTGTATGAGAGGTTATAAGATGTACGCCAACGGAGGTCCTTACCGAACTTGAAGTCGTAACCAACAGTTGTCTCGAAACCTGTGTTACGTACCTTTGCAGAGTTCAGCAACTCGGTGTTACCACCCAATGAGCCAAGCTCCATGTAGAGGTGACGAACGATGGTGTTATAGAAGGTGAAGTCGAAGCTCAAACGGTTGTTCAAGAACAATGACTCGATACCTGTCTCGAATGAACCTGTCTCCTCTGGTACTGGTGAGAAGTCGAGCAACTTGTTACCTGACAATGCACCTGTCTGGAGGTTACGGCTCATCGCACCGTATGCCTTATTAGGGATAGAGTTACCTACTGATGAGTAAGAAACACGATATTTCAAGAAGTTAAACCACTCTGGCAACTTAACCAACTGACTTACGATAGCATTGGCACCAACACCGAAGTAACCGTAGTTATCGGTATCAATCTTACCCAACTGCTTGAAGTAACGGAATGGGCGATACCAGTCGCGACGATAAGAAGCATCGAAGTAAACGGTTTCTTTCCAACCTAACTGTGCTGTGAAGAGGTATGAGCGGTCCCAGTTTGAACTCTTTGAAGTACTTGTTACGCCATAGCCACCTGCGCTGGTCTCGAAGTAGTTAACCATTGTTGGGAGCTTACGCATAAGACGGTCGTAGTAAGTTGCAACGGCGTCTGTACCCTTTGACTCGCCCTTGATAGTATGACCGACATAACCTGCTGTTGCTGATACTGAGTAGTCACCAAAGGTCTTGTTATATGACAAGAGGTAGTCGGTATAGAACTCTGTTGTCTTCTCGTCTGAATCCCAAAGACGACCGTAGTCTTCCATAGATGCAGGGAGGAAGGTGGTAGCAAAGCGAGTTGCATGATTCTTGAAACGAATCTGACTGTAGTTGACACGTGCTTGGAAAGTCAAACCATCATAGATGTCAACATTTGCTTGCAAGGTACCAAAGAGGCGGCTCTCCTTCTGCTGACTGTTACCCGAATTGATTAACCAATATGGGTTGTTGTTAGGATGAGAGAGGTATGCCCACTCCTGCTGTGGACCAGTCAGAGTTGTGCGCTGACCAGCTGCCCAAGCAAAGTTTGAACCATTGAGCTTGTAATATGAACCTGGATTTGACAACCACTTACCCTCAGCATTCATGTAATGGTCACGATAGTAATCCATATCAATGTTCTGAGGTGCGGTATAGAGATGGTAGAGAGGGTTACCTACCGTACCACCACCAGGACGATTCTTTGTCTTTGACTCTGTATAGTTCATCGATGCATCAATGTGCAAACGCTTGAAGAAGTTATAAGTCTGACGGAAGCTGATAGAGTTACGGTTGTATGAGTTGTTACGCATCATACCTGTTGCATGGCTGTTTGCCACTGACACGTAGGTACGTGCTATCTCTGTACCACCAGAAAGTGAGATTGAGTTATTTGTAGTGACACCCGTACGGAAGAAGTTGTCTACATCGTTACCTGCACGGTTGCGGAGATAAACATTATGACGACGTGCCATGATTGGATTGCCACTTGCGTCTGTACCAATCTGCTCCTCTGGATAGCCTACCCAACGCTCATCCAATGGAGTGCGTACTACGAGGTCGTTGTCTGCACGGTCTGCGAGCTTACCGCCCCAGTTGTTCAATGACAATGCACCTGTTGTCTGGTCATAAGCTGCACCATAAGTCTTCTGAATCTTTGGTGTCAACAATGGAGAATCGAAAGTGATGTTTGAGGTTACGTTAATATCAACCTTACCCTCACGACCACGCTTGGTGGTAATCATCACAACACCATTGGCAGCACGTGAACCGTAAAGCGCAGCAGCGTTAGCACCCTTGAGGACATTGATTGACTCGATATCGTCTGGGTTGATCAATGACAATGGGTCAGAACCCTCAGAAGTTCCAGTTGAGCCGAAACCCTCTGCACCCATACCCTGCTGACCACGAATACCATTACTCATTGGTACACCGTCAACAACGATGAGTGGAGAACTGTTACCGAGGATAGAACGGTTACCACGAAGAACAATCTTTGAAGCACCACCAGCACCACCAGCACTTGGCGTAATAGTGATACCAGCTACCTTACCTTCGAGTGAGTTAGCAGCATTAGGATCCTGCACCTTCATGAGGTCCTCTGCCTTCACCTGCTGGGTAGCATAGGTAAGAGACTTCTCCTTACGCATAATACCCATGGCGGTAACAACAACCTCGTTCATGGTGTTAGCTTCTTCTTTCAACGTTACGTTGATCGTACCCTTACCACCAACAGGGATGGTCTGTGCTGCATAACCGATGTAAGAGAAGACGAGCTTCGCGTTTGCAGTGGTATTGAGGGTATAGTTACCATCAATATCCGTTACTGTGCCATTAGTGGTACCCTCAACAAGGACGGTAGCACCAATGAGCGGTTCGCCGGTTGAGTCAACGACACGACCGGTCACTTTGTGATTACCATTCTGCTGTACTGCCTGTACTGCAGTGCTGGTGTTTGTACCTGCGTAGACACCTGTTGGTGCCAATGCTAATGATAGAGCAAAGGCAGCCGAGAAGTACAGATGCTTCTGCTTTGATTCTTTAAAGATTCTCATCAGGTTTAGGTTTTAAACTTTTATTATTTATTTTCCTAATTTTGTTTCATTTGTTTTTAGGTATTGTCAATATTCCATCTTGTTACACCTTATTATATAGTAAGGCATCGGTTATTTGGGACTTCTTGTTCGCTTTACTTAGGTTTTTAGGCTATAACTGTCTTGCCGTGGTTGAAGGCTTTACATCCCTCTTCCCACAACTCATTAACAAACAGTCATTTACGCCTTTCTTCGTTTTCCTTCTTTAAGATTGGTCTAATGACACCTATACTTCAAACAACTCAAATGCTAATAATACTTATGTTAACTTTAATATTTAACATTTATAAACATAGAGTGGACAAGTGAACGGGTTGACAAGTAGACAAGGTGCTTGGTAGAAAGATAAAGAATAAGAATAAGGATAAAATGAATTAGATATAGGAAAGACAGGGTAATATGAGGACAGATAACTTCAAAGGCACAATGACGGTCCTTTTGCGCTTTATAAAGACATTCATCGAAAAGTTTAGTGTAATTTAATTACATTACTGCGTTGTTCTTAGAAGCAAAGTATTATTTAACTCTTTTAATATGATTTACGGATATATTAGGGTCAGTAGTGATAAGCAGACTGTAGAAAACCAACGTTTTGAGATTACTAAGTTTTGTAATGAACAGAAATTACTGGTAAATGACTGGATAGAAGAAACTATCAGCGGAACAAAGAATTACACCAAGCGTCAGCTGGGTAGCCTACTTAAAAAGGTAGGTAAGGACGATATTATTATTTGCAGTGAACTATCACGACTGGGTCGTAACCTTTTTATGATTATGGAAATTCTGAACATTTGTATGAGCAAGGAGTGTCGTGTGTGGACAATTAAGGACAACTATCGTTTAGGTGATGATATCCAGAGCAAAGTGCTTGCCTTTGCTTTCGGCTTATCGGCAGAGATTGAACGTAATCTTATTAGCCAGCGGACAAAGGAGGCATTGGCACGAAAACGAGCAGAAGGAGTGGTCCTCGGACGTCCGAAAGGTAGAAAAAGTTCGCCAGATAAGTATAAATTATCAGGCAAAGAGATTCTTATATCAGAACTCTTAAAAAACGGTATATCTCATCGAAAGATAGCAAAGATTTGCAAGGTAGATAGGAATACCCTTAGCCGTTTTATAACATTGAAGTGTTTGGCTGTAAACTAAGGAGCGATTTTGTGCGGCAACAAGATACCATTTGTGACTTCTCAACATCGGATAGTTGGGTAATCTTGTCACCTATCGAGCAAAGCATCAAACGTAAGATAGAAGCAGTCGGTACACCATTAAAAGATTGGGATATCCAAATCAACTATGGCATAAAGACAGGATGTAACGAGGCTTTTATAATATCGACAGAGAAAAGGAAAGAAATCCTTGATAACTGTCAAACTGAGGACGAACGCAAAAGAACGGCTGAACTTATTCGACCTATTCTGCGCGGCAGGGATATAAAAAGATATGGCTATGAGTGGGCTGAATTATGGCTTATTGCCACTTTCCCCTCACGCCATTACAATATTGATGAATACCCAGCTATCAAGCAATATCTGCTTTCTTTCGGTATTGAAAGGTTGGAGCAAACAGGTAAAACGCATATTGTAAATGGTGAGAAAGTGAAAGCCCGAAAGAGAACCAGCAATAAGTGGTTTGAGACACAAGATAGCATTAGTTATTGGGAGGATTTTTCTAAGCCAAAAATTATTTGGAAGATTATTGGAAGTCGGTTGGCTTTTGCAATAGACAACAATGGTATAATGCTGAACAATGCTTGCTATCTACTAACAGGCAATCATCTAGCACACATCTTAGGATTCTTAAATTCGTCACCCCTAATATGGTACAGTGAAATTACTAATATGAATAAAACAGGAGTCGGTGATGCTCAAGTTGGGGCACAAAACATTATACTCTTTCCTATTCCCTCCACCATAAATGAGGAGGTTGTAGAAATTGTTGAACAGTTACTCAGTACTCCAGCCAATAGTAACTTGAAGCGAATTCTTTCTGAGCGCATATATGCAATATATGGGTTAGATATTGAAGAAATAAGTTATTTGGAATCCTTAAACCTTTGATTAAGCCATTAGCAGGTAGTTTTGAATCTACCTGCTAATAAGTGATTTAATCTCTATTTCTGTAAGACCGTATATTTGAAATGCAAGGTTATCAATTCTTTTTTCTGATGCCAAAGATTGGTGTACTAATACATCTTGTACAAGGTGTATCATTTCGTTTTCTTGTTCTTTTGTTGGATGTGCTATAGGAAAATTCATAACATATTGAGACAACATTCTGAATTGTCTTTCTTGCAATTGGATTACATACAGCTTTACAAGGAACTTTCCTAGTCTTGAGTTAAGTATACCAAGTACATATCTTGGATCTGTAGTTTCACTACTCATTATGTATGCAGTATTTAAGACAATACACCTATTGTCATCATAAGAATAGCATGGGAATGGGTAACCTTCTTCTGGATTATCGGTTTGTATTTCCATGTATACAACTTTTGGCTTAGAAAAATCCTCCAAATAAGCGCAGTTACGAAGATTATATGGAGTGTCACCTTTATCCGCACGAGTGGAGATTCTGTCCCAATATTGGTCTAAATGCGTCTTTACAGCAGGATAATCGTTGATGTCAATGCGTGGGAGTTTGTTTCTAATGCCATTGTGGGTGTTGATTAAGAATAATCCATTGTCCACATAGCCATATCTTTTTATATCCCTGCCGCGCAGAATAGGTCGAATAAGTTCAGCCGTTCTTTTACGTTCGTCCTCAGTTTGACAGTTTGATATGATTTCATCACGCTTTGCAGTGTCGATGATAAAAGCTTCATTACAACCTGTAAGTACACCACGATAGATATTTATATCCCAATCCTTCAGTGGTGTCCCAACAGCTTCAATCTTACGTTTGATACTTTGCTCGATAGGTGACAAGATTACCCAACTATCCGATGTTGAGAAGTCACAAATGGTATCTTGTTGCCGCACAAAATCGCTCAAATTCTTTACACTATCTTTATTCTGCTTATTGGTAATAGCGCAGGTTGTTTTATGCTGGTTATTAGACCTTGAGAAAAGTAAGATATTTGTGTCAACTGTAGCACTCTCAAAGATCTTCACTCCTGCAAAGTCTATAAGCAGTAATGGGTTTGTCTTATTTCCAAAGAAGTCTCTTGTCTTCTCTCCATATCCTGCACGCATCCATTTGTTGGACGTAATATAGCATAAGTGGCCATCCTTCTTCAATAGCTGCCATCCACGTTCATAGAACAAGCAATAAATATCACCTGTACGTGCAAAGGTGGAATATCCACACCCTTCATACAGTTTCGCTAATTCTCCACCATTATTTTGAAGTTGTATGTATGGCGGATTGCCAATGACAATATCAAAACCATCAGCTACTCCGAACATCCATTCAGGGTCAAAGAATGAGCTTGTATCATTCTGGTCGTATGGATTCCATTCTGCAAGTTGTTTGGCATCATCAGATGCAAAGTTATTCTCATCAGATAAAAGTTCTATTAGTTCTTCGCGTAAAGCTAAATCCTTCTCTCTTAAGCGGTGTTTTGTAGAAGTCGACTTAGCAGAAAAATGTAGATGACGTATCTGATGTAATTCTTTCTTTATTGACTCTATCTCCTCACTTTTAAAGAGGTCTAATTGACGATCTTCCTTCTTCTTTGTAATAAGTGAGTTTGCTGAAACAAAATTAGTTTCAAGGTTAGGCAATGTTGGGATGCCGAAGTTTGGTTTAGAGGCATCTTTCTCACAATTACATATCAAGGAAATAAAGAAGCGCAGTTTTGTTATTTGTGCTGCAATACTCTGTATATCACAGCCGTATAGGCAGTTTTCTATAACAGACAGTTTGAGTTCATAAATATCTTCATTAGGTGATATTCGTTCAAGGATGTCAATCATTCTGTTTAACAGTCCCATAGGAAAAGCACCAGAGCCACAAGCAGGGTCAAGTATCTTGACAGCCTTTAGTTTGTCAGCAATCTTTAGATATTCATTACTCTTTGCTTTGTCAAAAGTGAAATCATAAGAGAAAAGTGAACGAACAAAGTCATTGTTACCCAAATAGGCAATGAGACTTTCATCAACCATATAATTGACAATCTCACGTGGTGTATAGAATGAGCCACTCTGGTTGCGTGCCGTCTCTTTTGTTTCTGGGTTATAGGCACCCAACAAGTTTTCGAAGACTTTACCTAAGAGTTCAGGGTCAAGTGCTACCTGCTGTTCCTCAGGTGAGTTCTCCTCAATAGTAAAGTTATATCGGCTCAGAATGGAGAGCAATCCTTTCTCTGGTTCAAAGAAAAGAATGTTCGGAACTACAGCACGATGCTTGTATCGACCATCCGCAAAACGAGCATCATTACGACTGAACCCATCAAAATTATAGCATTGTTCAACACCATCAATATAGCGTGTCTTATCCAAACACTCAAAGAGACCACCATTCAAAAACGGAACATCTGAGAAGAGGTTGACAATTTCCTGTTCGCTGATAGAGAACATTTCAGCGTATCTATATAATGTCTTGACATCTCGTTTAGTTGAAGTGGCAAATTTACGTGTATTGCCATTCTCGTCCTCAATAGCACGATTCAAGGTAGCAAAGAAAAGATTCTGAAGGATGGCATTGTAGTAGTTTCCAACAGTCGTGCTATATGGGTCGAACTCTTTCAGTATTGTTGAGAGGTATTCAATATCAAAGATTCGATTTGGCACCAATTCCTTCTGTTTGATAAACCATACAAACATAATACGGGTTATCATACGTATAACCTTCTTTTCTACATCGTCCCTATCATCATCTTCCGTAGTTATATTATTAGGGAAGGTTACCTGAGTAGAGTCGTCTATAGCCCACTGATACCACTCAAACAAGTCTTTGTAGAATTGTTTGGTGAGTGTCTCAACAGAAAAGGCCTCAGTGATGTCAGTTAAAGCTTGCTTACTTTCTTTCAACTTTCCAAACTGCTTTATAGCTGTGTGGCATCCACGTCCTTCTCCAAGCAAATAGGTATAACGTTTTGTATCA
It encodes:
- a CDS encoding SusC/RagA family TonB-linked outer membrane protein, with the protein product MRIFKESKQKHLYFSAAFALSLALAPTGVYAGTNTSTAVQAVQQNGNHKVTGRVVDSTGEPLIGATVLVEGTTNGTVTDIDGNYTLNTTANAKLVFSYIGYAAQTIPVGGKGTINVTLKEEANTMNEVVVTAMGIMRKEKSLTYATQQVKAEDLMKVQDPNAANSLEGKVAGITITPSAGGAGGASKIVLRGNRSILGNSSPLIVVDGVPMSNGIRGQQGMGAEGFGSTGTSEGSDPLSLINPDDIESINVLKGANAAALYGSRAANGVVMITTKRGREGKVDINVTSNITFDSPLLTPKIQKTYGAAYDQTTGALSLNNWGGKLADRADNDLVVRTPLDERWVGYPEEQIGTDASGNPIMARRHNVYLRNRAGNDVDNFFRTGVTTNNSISLSGGTEIARTYVSVANSHATGMMRNNSYNRNSISFRQTYNFFKRLHIDASMNYTESKTKNRPGGGTVGNPLYHLYTAPQNIDMDYYRDHYMNAEGKWLSNPGSYYKLNGSNFAWAAGQRTTLTGPQQEWAYLSHPNNNPYWLINSGNSQQKESRLFGTLQANVDIYDGLTFQARVNYSQIRFKNHATRFATTFLPASMEDYGRLWDSDEKTTEFYTDYLLSYNKTFGDYSVSATAGYVGHTIKGESKGTDAVATYYDRLMRKLPTMVNYFETSAGGYGVTSTSKSSNWDRSYLFTAQLGWKETVYFDASYRRDWYRPFRYFKQLGKIDTDNYGYFGVGANAIVSQLVKLPEWFNFLKYRVSYSSVGNSIPNKAYGAMSRNLQTGALSGNKLLDFSPVPEETGSFETGIESLFLNNRLSFDFTFYNTIVRHLYMELGSLGGNTELLNSAKVRNTGFETTVGYDFKFGKDLRWRTSYNLSYNDNEILETGYDKDGTSRKYQQTVGEAKVIYQKGGAIGDIYAGDFMRDANGHIVLTAKGEPTFDKTGSNDRFLGNMNSKWQMGWTNTFNYKEFQLSFLINGRIGGKVLSLTESYLDYIGASERTEAARLSAERNNIVATNYGNVPGMELNDGSGRIVPIQSYYQALGASSNPSTYLYNGTNFRLRELSLGYTFRDLFGMNRNLTLSFIARNLFFIYKDAPTDPDVSLSTQNGLGAFESFNMPSSRSFGFSLKANF
- a CDS encoding master DNA invertase Mpi family serine-type recombinase, giving the protein MIYGYIRVSSDKQTVENQRFEITKFCNEQKLLVNDWIEETISGTKNYTKRQLGSLLKKVGKDDIIICSELSRLGRNLFMIMEILNICMSKECRVWTIKDNYRLGDDIQSKVLAFAFGLSAEIERNLISQRTKEALARKRAEGVVLGRPKGRKSSPDKYKLSGKEILISELLKNGISHRKIAKICKVDRNTLSRFITLKCLAVN
- a CDS encoding Eco57I restriction-modification methylase domain-containing protein: MNYKEIIESKYNRESWQQLLHDIFLNKVTFHNSPGKVHVSSHLAKEALNLGYIKLSDGLTIAIYEVELSDNVDIERNRRGIRDMLTTDWRTNHAGAFMFCYRKNESILRFSYVSETWGFNKQGEYEKISTDTKRYTYLLGEGRGCHTAIKQFGKLKESKQALTDITEAFSVETLTKQFYKDLFEWYQWAIDDSTQVTFPNNITTEDDDRDDVEKKVIRMITRIMFVWFIKQKELVPNRIFDIEYLSTILKEFDPYSTTVGNYYNAILQNLFFATLNRAIEDENGNTRKFATSTKRDVKTLYRYAEMFSISEQEIVNLFSDVPFLNGGLFECLDKTRYIDGVEQCYNFDGFSRNDARFADGRYKHRAVVPNILFFEPEKGLLSILSRYNFTIEENSPEEQQVALDPELLGKVFENLLGAYNPETKETARNQSGSFYTPREIVNYMVDESLIAYLGNNDFVRSLFSYDFTFDKAKSNEYLKIADKLKAVKILDPACGSGAFPMGLLNRMIDILERISPNEDIYELKLSVIENCLYGCDIQSIAAQITKLRFFISLICNCEKDASKPNFGIPTLPNLETNFVSANSLITKKKEDRQLDLFKSEEIESIKKELHQIRHLHFSAKSTSTKHRLREKDLALREELIELLSDENNFASDDAKQLAEWNPYDQNDTSSFFDPEWMFGVADGFDIVIGNPPYIQLQNNGGELAKLYEGCGYSTFARTGDIYCLFYERGWQLLKKDGHLCYITSNKWMRAGYGEKTRDFFGNKTNPLLLIDFAGVKIFESATVDTNILLFSRSNNQHKTTCAITNKQNKDSVKNLSDFVRQQDTICDFSTSDSWVILSPIEQSIKRKIEAVGTPLKDWDINIYRGVLTGCNEAFIIDTAKRDEIISNCQTEDERKRTAELIRPILRGRDIKRYGYVDNGLFLINTHNGIRNKLPRIDINDYPAVKTHLDQYWDRISTRADKGDTPYNLRNCAYLEDFSKPKVVYMEIQTDNPEEGYPFPCYSYDDNRCIVLNTAYIMSSETTDPRYVLGILNSRLGKFLVKLYVIQLQERQFRMLSQYVMNFPIAHPTKEQENEMIHLVQDVLVHQSLASEKRIDNLAFQIYGLTEIEIKSLISR